Proteins found in one Magnolia sinica isolate HGM2019 chromosome 5, MsV1, whole genome shotgun sequence genomic segment:
- the LOC131245491 gene encoding receptor like protein 29 — protein MQSPHLPYLLSLCLLLLQHIPSPSTSLSSTHENNQSQDLHSMDMDIHPLEKDTLFHIMETMSSDRKWRLTNPNPCSPGPSWPGIECKQGNDNHLHVSRLDFGTSPNPTCKKTATFPPQIFNLPYLQSIFFFNCFTHTKTILSIPPHKPNSTLTQLSLRSNQALWGPIPPQISTLQSLQILTLSQNRLHGKIPEEISTLISLLHLDLSYNFLTGRIPPQVGNLRNLVGLDFSYNSLTGSIPEGIGDMGLLQKLDLSSNSLTGGVPDSLGKLSFLVFMALSNNRLKGRFPTGLEKLQNLQYFIMDDNPMFTPLPAEIGSLVRLQELRLANSGYSGGIPASFSQLLNLSTLSLQSNRLTGGIPEGLSRLSHIYHLNLSRNLLSGVVPFDAGFLKRLGRNMDLSGNPGLCLNGSEGFEGVKIGIGVCGSNRTGSVIHPLKKSGAPPGVCNLCNLVGFWGVWVLYMRFL, from the coding sequence ATGCAGTCTCCTCATCTCCCATACctactctctctctgtctcctaCTCCTACAACACATCCCATCACCCTCCACTTCCCTCTCTTCCACCCATGAAAACAACCAGTCTCAAGATCTCCATTCCATGGATATGGACATCCACCCCCTTGAAAAGGACACCCTCTTCCACATCATGGAAACCATGTCATCTGACAGGAAATGGAGACTCACCAATCCAAATCCATGCAGCCCAGGCCCTTCATGGCCTGGCATTGAATGCAAGCAAGGCAATGACAACCACCTCCATGTCTCAAGGCTGGATTTTGGGACATCACCCAACCCAACCTGCAAGAAAACAGCTACCTTCCCACCACAAATCTTCAACCTCCCTTACCTCCAATCTATCTTCTTCTTTAACTGCTTCACCCACACCAAAACCATCCTCTCAATCCCACCCCACAAACCTAACTCTACTCTCACCCAGCTCAGCCTCAGATCAAACCAGGCACTATGGGGGCCCATCCCACCCCAAATCTCCACCCTACAATCCCTACAAATCCTTACCCTCTCACAAAACCGCCTTCATGGGAAGATACCTGAAGAAATCTCTACACTCATCTCTCTTTTGCACCTTGATTTGAGCTACAATTTCCTCACAGGAAGAATCCCACCTCAGGTAGGAAACCTCAGGAACCTTGTAGGCCTTGATTTCAGCTATAATTCTCTAACAGGCAGCATCCCTGAAGGAATTGGAGACATGGGTCTTCTTCAGAAGCTTGATTTGAGCTCAAATTCGCTGACTGGTGGGGTTCCAGACAGCTTAGGGAAGCTCAGCTTCTTGGTGTTCATGGCCCTGAGCAACAACAGGTTGAAGGGGAGATTCCCTACAGGGCTGGAAAAGCTGCAGAACCTTCAGTATTTCATCATGGATGACAATCCCATGTTCACGCCATTGCCTGCTGAGATTGGGAGTTTGGTGAGATTGCAGGAGCTGAGGCTTGCAAATTCAGGGTATTCTGGTGGAATCCCAGCCAGCTTTTCCCAGCTTTTGAACCTCAGCACCCTGTCATTGCAGAGCAACAGGCTGACTGGTGGGATTCCTGAGGGGTTGAGCAGGCTATCTCACATATACCATTTGAATCTGAGTAGGAATCTACTCAGTGGTGTTGTGCCATTTGATGCTGGATTCTTGAAGAGATTGGGGAGAAATATGGATTTGAGTGGGAATCCAGGGCTGTGCTTGAATGGGTCTGAAGGTTTTGAAGGTGTGAAAATCGGCATCGGTGTCTGCGGTAGTAACAGAACAGGGTCTGTAATTCATCCATTGAAGAAGTCTGGAGCTCCACCTGGAGTCTGTAATTTATGCAATTTGGTGGGGTTTTGGGGTGTTTGGGTGCTCTACATGAGATTTTTGTAG